One genomic region from Thunnus maccoyii chromosome 16, fThuMac1.1, whole genome shotgun sequence encodes:
- the smc6 gene encoding structural maintenance of chromosomes protein 6 isoform X3, with protein sequence MKPECISLTCFTMSKRKGKVISDPTTVKSHRVTVGGLEDAPDDRNYQEPSSNKFTHTGDIGLIESITVKNFMCHYLLGPFQFGPHVNFIVGNNGSGKSAILTALIVGLGGKATVTNRGVSLKDFVKFGENTADITVKLRNRGPDAYKRDIYGDCIAIQHRISVDGCRTCRLRSKSGQLISNKKEELTAILDHFNIQLDNPVSILNQEMSKQFLHSKSEADKYKFFMKATLLEQMKRDYIHIKHTKTVTRQQVERQEECLKDLKQEFLQRKERYENLSSFSEMKEVLENLKKTMAWCLVREKEQLVQQLKEDIEKEENNYTHQYNLQLCQTKVIQVDKTLQCIKSRIDSLREEQESLSEDNLKMKEQVKVIRKAHKEQELVYFRALNKLKQSEQEQNLLLEKINKAKTSGSLNSEGETEYMKRQKTLSRLKEQLAELDDQCSQLNHEIKNNHQALFKGKEEQDKLRLEERNIQVAYESKLKRKNQLLASRSNKLKRFGDHVPDLLGSIAEAYATGRFVKRPVGPIGACISLKDPALAVAVECCLRSFMKAFCCDNYKDEAVLQELMSRFYPRGNRPQIIVSPFSEKVYNIHGRKACHPEYPAVLDIITATSPVIINCLIDMRGIESILIIKEKERARRVMQQGWPPKNCREAFTAEGDQVYPNRYYTSDFSMAKFLGGDLETEISMLDSDLENHQAQLSRFQLHVTSVSEDILTMESKLNNTIMTLKKTLVSVNEVKATITELETVGDEQIDDINSLEEVAAENQQKIEAEKQTVHEAKTEFDKYRKMAEDADSKYSSVRERIDQLSEDMEPLKDEHLKLEAECGRHERNLKIFEHKLKIHEDNIQAMKSELSSKEDELQEYLAKATKISPERQQVTSSTKKIDIEITRLKNKIRVYESNYGEQEQVVREYAEALALYREKTNQVRDLRKFIDRLDNIMSDRQNRYKIMRHSL encoded by the exons ATGAAACCCGAATGTATCTCTT TGACTTGTTTCACAATGAGTAAAAGGAAAGGTAAAGTGATCAGTGACCCGACAACTGTTAAGAGCCATAGAGTAACAGTTGGGGGTCTGGAAGATGCACCAGATGATAGAAACTATCAGGAACCATCTTCCAACAAATTCACTCACACG GGAGACATCGGCCTCATTGAAAGCATCACTGTCAAGAATTTCATGTGTCACTATTTGCTCGGTCCGTTCCAGTTTGGGCCCCATGTGAACTTCATCGTCGGCAACAATGGAA GTGGAAAAAGTGCCATCCTGACAGCTTTGATTGTGGGCCTCGGTGGAAAGGCCACTGTCACAAACAGAGGAGTGTCACTCAAGGATTTTGTGAAGTTCGGTGAAAA TACCGCAGATATAACAGTGAAACTGAGAAACAGAGGACCAGACGCTTATAAAAGGGACATCTATGGCGACTGCATCGCCATCCAGCATCGGATCTCAGTTGACGGATGTCGGACCTGCAGGCTGAGGAGTAAATCAG GGCAACTCATCTCAAACAAGAAGGAGGAACTGACGGCCATTTTGGACCACTTCAATATCCAG CTGGATAATCCAGTGTCCATTCTCAACCAAGAAATGAGTAAACAGTTCCTGCATTCAAAAAGTGAAGCAGACAAATATAAG TTCTTCATGAAAGCAACTCTGCTTGAACAGATGAAGAGGGATTACATCCACatcaaacacactaaaacagtCACACGGCAGCAGGTTGAGAGACAAGAGGAG tgtctCAAGGACCTGAAGCAAGAGTTTCTACAGAGGAAAGAACGATATGAAAATTTGTCGTCCTTCAGTGAGATGAAGGAGGTTTTGGAGAACCTGAAGAAAACAATGGCATGGTGTTTG GTCAGAGAGAAGGAACAGTTGGTACAACAATTGAAGGAGGACATTGAAAAGGAAGAGAATAATTACACACATCAATACAACCTTCAGCTCTGTCAG ACTAAGGTCATACAAGTAGATAAAACACTTCAGTGCATCAAAAGCAGAATTGACAGTCTAAGAGAAGAACAAGAATCACTATCAGAGGACAATCTCAAGATGAAAGAGCAAGTGAAGGTCATTAGGAAAGCTCACAAGGAACAGGAG CTTGTTTACTTTCGGGCTCTGAACAAACTCAAACAGTCAGAGCAGGAGCAAAATCTTCTCCTGGAGAAAATTAACAAGGCAAAAACAAG tGGGAGCCTGAACagtgagggagagacagaaTATATGAAACGACAGAAGACGTTATCCCGTCTGAAAGAGCAGCTTGCAGAGCTTGACGATCAGTGTTCACAGCTGAATCATGAGATCAAAAACAACCATCAGGCTCTTTTCAAAGGAAAGGAAGAACAGGACAAACTGAG ACTGGAAGAAAGGAATATCCAGGTTGCCTACGAGTCCAAACTGAAGAGGAAGAATCAGCTCCTCGCCAGTCGATCAAACAAGCTGAAAAGATTCGGAGATCATGTGCCCGACCTGTTGGGCTCTATCGCTGAGGCTTATGCAACGGGACGCTTTGTCAAGAGACCTGTTGGTCCAATAG GGGCGTGCATCAGTTTGAAGGATCCCGCGTTAGCTGTGGCGGTGGAGTGCTGTCTGCGGAGCTTCATGAAGGCTTTCTGCTGTGACAATTACAAGGACGAGGCGGTCCTTCAGGAGCTCATGTCTCGCTTTTATCCGAGGGGCAACAGGCCACAGATCATCGTCAGTCCTTTCTCTGAAAAAGTTTACAACATTCATGGACG GAAGGCGTGTCATCCAGAATACCCAGCTGTACTGGACATAATCACAGCAACCAGCCCAGTCATCATCAACTGCCTTATTGATATGAGAGGGATAGAATCGATTCTGATCATTAAA gaaaaagaaagagcGAGGAGGGTCATGCAGCAAGGCTGGCCGCCCAAAAACTGCCGTGAGGCCTTCACTGCTGAGGGAGATCAGGTGTACCCGAACCGTTATTACACCTCTGACTTCAGCATGGCAAAGTTTCTCGGTGGGGATCTCGAGACTGAAATAAG TATGTTGGATTCAGACCTGGAGAATCACCAGGCTCAGCTGTCCAGGTTTCAGCTCCACGTGACCTCTGTGAGCGAGGACATCCTGACCATGGAGAGCAAGCTGAACAACACCATCATGACCCTGAAGAAGACTCTG GTATCTGTGAATGAAGTTAAAGCAACGATAACTGAGCTGGAGACTGTTGGGGACGAGCAGATTGATGACATCAACTCCTTG GAAGAAGTCGCTGCAGAGAACCAGCAGAAAATCGAGGCAGAAAAGCAAACGGTTCATGAAGCAAAGACAGAATTCGACAAGTATCGAAAAATGGCAGAAGACGCAGACTCCAAGTATTCGTCTGTCAGAGAACGAATTGATCAGCTCTCTGAGGACATGGAGCCGTTGAAG GATGAGCATCTGAAGTTAGAGGCGGAGTGTGGAAGACATGAACGAAACCTTAAGATCTTCGAACACAAACTGAAGATTCATGAAGACAACATCCAAGCTATGAAAAGTGAACTTTCCTCAAAAGAAGACGAGTTACAG GAATATCTGGCCAAAGCCACTAAGATCAGCCCCGAACGGCAGCAGGTGACCAGCAGCACCAAGAAGATCGACATAGAAATCACTCGGCTGAAGAATAAGATCAGAGTGTACGAGAGCAACTATGGTGAGCAGGAGCAGGTGGTCAG GGAGTACGCCGAGGCCCTCGCTCTctacagagagaaaaccaaCCAAGTCAGAGATCTGCGGAAATTCATCGATCGGCTCGATAACATCATGTCAGACCGGCAGAACAGATACAAAATAATGC GTCACTCTCTGTGA
- the smc6 gene encoding structural maintenance of chromosomes protein 6 isoform X1 — MKPECISLTCFTMSKRKGKVISDPTTVKSHRVTVGGLEDAPDDRNYQEPSSNKFTHTGDIGLIESITVKNFMCHYLLGPFQFGPHVNFIVGNNGSGKSAILTALIVGLGGKATVTNRGVSLKDFVKFGENTADITVKLRNRGPDAYKRDIYGDCIAIQHRISVDGCRTCRLRSKSGQLISNKKEELTAILDHFNIQLDNPVSILNQEMSKQFLHSKSEADKYKFFMKATLLEQMKRDYIHIKHTKTVTRQQVERQEECLKDLKQEFLQRKERYENLSSFSEMKEVLENLKKTMAWCLVREKEQLVQQLKEDIEKEENNYTHQYNLQLCQTKVIQVDKTLQCIKSRIDSLREEQESLSEDNLKMKEQVKVIRKAHKEQELVYFRALNKLKQSEQEQNLLLEKINKAKTSGSLNSEGETEYMKRQKTLSRLKEQLAELDDQCSQLNHEIKNNHQALFKGKEEQDKLRLEERNIQVAYESKLKRKNQLLASRSNKLKRFGDHVPDLLGSIAEAYATGRFVKRPVGPIGACISLKDPALAVAVECCLRSFMKAFCCDNYKDEAVLQELMSRFYPRGNRPQIIVSPFSEKVYNIHGRKACHPEYPAVLDIITATSPVIINCLIDMRGIESILIIKEKERARRVMQQGWPPKNCREAFTAEGDQVYPNRYYTSDFSMAKFLGGDLETEISMLDSDLENHQAQLSRFQLHVTSVSEDILTMESKLNNTIMTLKKTLVSVNEVKATITELETVGDEQIDDINSLEEVAAENQQKIEAEKQTVHEAKTEFDKYRKMAEDADSKYSSVRERIDQLSEDMEPLKDEHLKLEAECGRHERNLKIFEHKLKIHEDNIQAMKSELSSKEDELQEYLAKATKISPERQQVTSSTKKIDIEITRLKNKIRVYESNYGEQEQVVREYAEALALYREKTNQVRDLRKFIDRLDNIMSDRQNRYKIMRRSLSVRCKLYFNNFLIKMNCCGSMIFDHNNETLSISVNPPGREDDDVSDMRSLSGGERSFSTVCFMLSLWEITESPFRCLDEFDVYMDMHNRRISLDLLLELSGRQHLRQFIFITPLTTSSLPRTSLIKIHQLQDPERVPSQTGDEDV; from the exons ATGAAACCCGAATGTATCTCTT TGACTTGTTTCACAATGAGTAAAAGGAAAGGTAAAGTGATCAGTGACCCGACAACTGTTAAGAGCCATAGAGTAACAGTTGGGGGTCTGGAAGATGCACCAGATGATAGAAACTATCAGGAACCATCTTCCAACAAATTCACTCACACG GGAGACATCGGCCTCATTGAAAGCATCACTGTCAAGAATTTCATGTGTCACTATTTGCTCGGTCCGTTCCAGTTTGGGCCCCATGTGAACTTCATCGTCGGCAACAATGGAA GTGGAAAAAGTGCCATCCTGACAGCTTTGATTGTGGGCCTCGGTGGAAAGGCCACTGTCACAAACAGAGGAGTGTCACTCAAGGATTTTGTGAAGTTCGGTGAAAA TACCGCAGATATAACAGTGAAACTGAGAAACAGAGGACCAGACGCTTATAAAAGGGACATCTATGGCGACTGCATCGCCATCCAGCATCGGATCTCAGTTGACGGATGTCGGACCTGCAGGCTGAGGAGTAAATCAG GGCAACTCATCTCAAACAAGAAGGAGGAACTGACGGCCATTTTGGACCACTTCAATATCCAG CTGGATAATCCAGTGTCCATTCTCAACCAAGAAATGAGTAAACAGTTCCTGCATTCAAAAAGTGAAGCAGACAAATATAAG TTCTTCATGAAAGCAACTCTGCTTGAACAGATGAAGAGGGATTACATCCACatcaaacacactaaaacagtCACACGGCAGCAGGTTGAGAGACAAGAGGAG tgtctCAAGGACCTGAAGCAAGAGTTTCTACAGAGGAAAGAACGATATGAAAATTTGTCGTCCTTCAGTGAGATGAAGGAGGTTTTGGAGAACCTGAAGAAAACAATGGCATGGTGTTTG GTCAGAGAGAAGGAACAGTTGGTACAACAATTGAAGGAGGACATTGAAAAGGAAGAGAATAATTACACACATCAATACAACCTTCAGCTCTGTCAG ACTAAGGTCATACAAGTAGATAAAACACTTCAGTGCATCAAAAGCAGAATTGACAGTCTAAGAGAAGAACAAGAATCACTATCAGAGGACAATCTCAAGATGAAAGAGCAAGTGAAGGTCATTAGGAAAGCTCACAAGGAACAGGAG CTTGTTTACTTTCGGGCTCTGAACAAACTCAAACAGTCAGAGCAGGAGCAAAATCTTCTCCTGGAGAAAATTAACAAGGCAAAAACAAG tGGGAGCCTGAACagtgagggagagacagaaTATATGAAACGACAGAAGACGTTATCCCGTCTGAAAGAGCAGCTTGCAGAGCTTGACGATCAGTGTTCACAGCTGAATCATGAGATCAAAAACAACCATCAGGCTCTTTTCAAAGGAAAGGAAGAACAGGACAAACTGAG ACTGGAAGAAAGGAATATCCAGGTTGCCTACGAGTCCAAACTGAAGAGGAAGAATCAGCTCCTCGCCAGTCGATCAAACAAGCTGAAAAGATTCGGAGATCATGTGCCCGACCTGTTGGGCTCTATCGCTGAGGCTTATGCAACGGGACGCTTTGTCAAGAGACCTGTTGGTCCAATAG GGGCGTGCATCAGTTTGAAGGATCCCGCGTTAGCTGTGGCGGTGGAGTGCTGTCTGCGGAGCTTCATGAAGGCTTTCTGCTGTGACAATTACAAGGACGAGGCGGTCCTTCAGGAGCTCATGTCTCGCTTTTATCCGAGGGGCAACAGGCCACAGATCATCGTCAGTCCTTTCTCTGAAAAAGTTTACAACATTCATGGACG GAAGGCGTGTCATCCAGAATACCCAGCTGTACTGGACATAATCACAGCAACCAGCCCAGTCATCATCAACTGCCTTATTGATATGAGAGGGATAGAATCGATTCTGATCATTAAA gaaaaagaaagagcGAGGAGGGTCATGCAGCAAGGCTGGCCGCCCAAAAACTGCCGTGAGGCCTTCACTGCTGAGGGAGATCAGGTGTACCCGAACCGTTATTACACCTCTGACTTCAGCATGGCAAAGTTTCTCGGTGGGGATCTCGAGACTGAAATAAG TATGTTGGATTCAGACCTGGAGAATCACCAGGCTCAGCTGTCCAGGTTTCAGCTCCACGTGACCTCTGTGAGCGAGGACATCCTGACCATGGAGAGCAAGCTGAACAACACCATCATGACCCTGAAGAAGACTCTG GTATCTGTGAATGAAGTTAAAGCAACGATAACTGAGCTGGAGACTGTTGGGGACGAGCAGATTGATGACATCAACTCCTTG GAAGAAGTCGCTGCAGAGAACCAGCAGAAAATCGAGGCAGAAAAGCAAACGGTTCATGAAGCAAAGACAGAATTCGACAAGTATCGAAAAATGGCAGAAGACGCAGACTCCAAGTATTCGTCTGTCAGAGAACGAATTGATCAGCTCTCTGAGGACATGGAGCCGTTGAAG GATGAGCATCTGAAGTTAGAGGCGGAGTGTGGAAGACATGAACGAAACCTTAAGATCTTCGAACACAAACTGAAGATTCATGAAGACAACATCCAAGCTATGAAAAGTGAACTTTCCTCAAAAGAAGACGAGTTACAG GAATATCTGGCCAAAGCCACTAAGATCAGCCCCGAACGGCAGCAGGTGACCAGCAGCACCAAGAAGATCGACATAGAAATCACTCGGCTGAAGAATAAGATCAGAGTGTACGAGAGCAACTATGGTGAGCAGGAGCAGGTGGTCAG GGAGTACGCCGAGGCCCTCGCTCTctacagagagaaaaccaaCCAAGTCAGAGATCTGCGGAAATTCATCGATCGGCTCGATAACATCATGTCAGACCGGCAGAACAGATACAAAATAATGCGTAG GTCACTCTCTGTGAGATGCAAGTTGTACTTCAATAACTTCCTGATAAAGATGAACTGCTGTGGCTCCATGATTTTTGACCACAACAATGAAACACTCTCAATCTCG GTAAATCCTCCTGGCAGGGAGGATGATGACGTGAGTGACATGAGGTCCCTCTCCGGTGGCGAACGCTCCTTCTCCACCGTCTGCTTCATGCTCTCCCTGTGGGAGATCACCGAGTCACCCTTCAGATGCCTCGATGAGTTTGACGTCTACATG GACATGCACAATCGGAGAATCTCTCTGGATCTGCTCCTGGAGCTGTCAGGGCGGCAGCACCTTCGACAGTTTATCTTCATTACGCCGCTGACCACTAG TAGTCTACCCAGAACTAGTCTTATCAAAATCCATCAGCTTCAGGATCCGGAAAGAGTGCCGAGTCAAACAGGAGATGAAGATGTTTGA